In Mastigocladopsis repens PCC 10914, a single window of DNA contains:
- a CDS encoding anthranilate synthase, whose product MIVDSHSYTTVGGIGVSRSTSEVQMDTALDEILFYLDSQRGGLLKSSYEYPGRYKRWAIGFVNPPLELTTREKAFTLKALNNRGKVLLSVLFKRLSEHSQLQEVKLDKDCILGFVKPEVQLFAEEERSKQPSAFTVIRDILHAFSSHEDEHLGLYGAFGYDLVFQFEPIPRRLERPTDQRDLVLYLPDELIVVDYYLQRAYRLQYDFETAHGSTKNLPRTGESVNYQGERHIPTQASDHEPGEYANQVEVALDYFRRGDLFEVVPSQSFFESCEEPPSKLFQTLQQINPSPYGFIFNLGGEYLIGASPEMFVRVEGRRVETCPISGTISRGQDALDDAEQIRQLLNSGKEEAELTMCTDVDRNDKSRICEPGSVQVIGRRQIELYSHLIHTVDHVEGLLRPEFDALDAFLSHTWAVTVTGAPKRSAMQFIENYERSARRWYGGAVGYLSFNGDFNTGLILRTIRLQDSIAEVRVGATILYDSLPSAEEQETMTKAAALFETIRRAKHKIKPENSSPTKLSASIPSVQPGKRVLLIDYEDSFVHTLANYIRQTGATVTTLRHGFSESLFDAERPDLVVLSPGPGKPSDFRVPETVRACVHRQIPLFGVCLGLQSIVEAFGGELGVLNYPQHGKSSAICVTDSNSVLFKGLPESFSVGRYHSLFALPQKLPAQLKVAAISDDDVIMAIEHQTLPIAAVQFHPESIMTLAGELGLAIIKNVVGAYTQTQESLLKSQ is encoded by the coding sequence ATGATTGTTGATTCTCACTCATACACAACTGTTGGCGGCATAGGTGTATCTCGCTCCACTAGCGAAGTACAGATGGACACAGCCCTGGATGAGATTTTGTTTTACCTGGACTCTCAGCGCGGAGGTTTGCTTAAGAGTAGCTATGAATATCCAGGAAGATACAAAAGATGGGCTATAGGATTTGTAAATCCACCACTGGAACTAACAACACGCGAGAAAGCTTTTACGCTAAAAGCGCTCAACAACAGAGGCAAAGTGCTTCTATCAGTACTTTTTAAGCGATTGTCTGAGCATTCTCAACTTCAAGAAGTTAAGTTAGATAAAGATTGTATCCTTGGTTTTGTCAAGCCAGAGGTGCAACTGTTTGCAGAAGAGGAGCGAAGTAAACAACCTTCAGCGTTTACAGTAATCCGCGATATTCTCCATGCTTTCTCCAGCCATGAAGATGAGCATTTAGGACTGTATGGAGCATTTGGATATGACCTCGTATTCCAGTTTGAGCCAATTCCTAGGCGTCTGGAACGTCCGACAGATCAGCGGGATTTGGTACTGTACCTACCTGATGAACTGATAGTTGTTGACTACTACTTGCAACGCGCCTATCGTCTACAGTATGATTTTGAAACAGCGCATGGCAGCACCAAAAATCTTCCACGAACAGGTGAGTCAGTTAATTATCAGGGAGAGCGCCATATTCCGACTCAAGCTTCTGACCATGAGCCAGGGGAGTATGCAAACCAAGTAGAAGTCGCACTAGATTACTTCCGTCGGGGTGACTTATTTGAAGTCGTTCCTTCTCAAAGCTTCTTTGAATCCTGCGAAGAGCCACCCAGCAAATTATTCCAAACATTACAACAAATTAATCCTAGTCCTTATGGGTTTATATTTAATCTAGGTGGAGAGTATCTCATTGGCGCATCTCCAGAAATGTTTGTGCGAGTTGAAGGTAGGCGCGTAGAGACATGCCCAATCAGTGGGACGATTAGCCGAGGACAAGATGCTCTAGATGACGCCGAGCAGATTCGTCAACTGCTCAACTCTGGTAAAGAAGAAGCAGAGCTGACCATGTGTACTGACGTGGATCGCAATGACAAATCGCGGATCTGCGAACCTGGATCAGTACAAGTGATTGGTCGTCGCCAAATAGAATTGTACAGCCACTTGATCCATACAGTGGATCATGTCGAGGGATTACTGCGACCCGAGTTTGATGCTTTGGATGCGTTTCTGAGCCATACTTGGGCAGTCACAGTGACGGGCGCACCTAAACGGTCAGCAATGCAATTTATCGAAAACTACGAACGTAGCGCCCGACGCTGGTATGGTGGAGCCGTTGGTTACTTAAGCTTCAATGGTGATTTTAACACCGGATTGATTTTACGGACAATTCGGCTACAGGACTCAATCGCCGAGGTAAGAGTTGGCGCTACCATTCTCTATGACTCCTTGCCCTCAGCGGAAGAACAAGAAACAATGACTAAAGCAGCGGCTTTATTTGAGACAATTCGCCGCGCGAAGCACAAGATAAAACCTGAAAACTCCAGCCCAACAAAATTGAGCGCCTCCATTCCAAGTGTCCAACCTGGTAAGCGCGTCTTACTGATTGACTACGAAGACTCATTTGTTCACACACTCGCAAATTACATCCGCCAAACTGGCGCTACAGTCACAACACTACGTCATGGTTTCTCGGAATCGCTGTTTGACGCAGAACGTCCAGACCTAGTTGTTCTATCTCCTGGTCCTGGTAAGCCCAGTGATTTCCGCGTTCCAGAAACCGTGCGGGCTTGTGTGCATCGGCAAATTCCGCTTTTTGGAGTTTGTCTGGGACTTCAAAGCATTGTTGAAGCGTTTGGCGGAGAACTAGGAGTTCTCAACTATCCTCAACACGGTAAATCTTCAGCGATTTGTGTGACAGATTCAAACTCTGTTCTCTTCAAAGGTTTACCAGAATCATTTTCTGTAGGTAGATACCATTCCTTGTTTGCCTTACCGCAAAAATTGCCAGCACAACTGAAGGTAGCAGCAATTTCAGATGACGATGTCATTATGGCAATTGAGCATCAAACACTTCCTATAGCCGCTGTGCAGTTTCATCCAGAATCTATCATGACTCTAGCGGGAGAACTTGGTCTGGCAATCATTAAAAACGTAGTAGGTGCATACACCCAAACTCAAGAGTCATTGCTCAAGAGTCAATAG
- a CDS encoding DsbA family oxidoreductase yields MLIDIFHDTVCPWCRIGHKHLFDALAQSQETVKIRWHPFLLDNSIPPAGYEFRSYMQQRKGIEPQALLQLFDYVQGVAHASGVKLNFDKVRLAVNSTLSHRLIALAPDNIKNDVVHAVYKAYFEDGLNLGDLDVIVALGTEAGMDSTELRLQLSGNAALDAVLAESTFARFNGITSVPFYILNNKVRVDGSHSTEMFLQALNRASLIEISAKIW; encoded by the coding sequence ATGCTGATCGACATCTTTCACGATACTGTATGCCCGTGGTGCCGAATCGGTCATAAGCATCTTTTTGATGCCTTGGCACAATCTCAAGAGACAGTCAAAATTCGGTGGCATCCATTTCTCCTAGACAACTCTATTCCTCCTGCTGGTTACGAATTTCGCTCATATATGCAGCAGAGAAAAGGCATAGAACCGCAAGCACTCTTGCAGCTATTTGACTACGTGCAAGGTGTCGCTCACGCCTCTGGAGTCAAATTAAATTTCGACAAAGTTCGTTTGGCTGTCAATAGTACCCTTTCCCACCGCTTGATTGCCCTAGCACCAGACAACATCAAAAACGATGTTGTGCATGCAGTTTACAAAGCTTACTTTGAAGACGGTTTGAACCTCGGTGACCTCGACGTTATTGTTGCTCTAGGCACAGAGGCTGGTATGGATTCTACTGAATTAAGACTGCAATTGAGCGGCAATGCTGCACTTGATGCGGTTCTAGCTGAATCAACATTTGCTCGATTTAATGGCATCACGAGCGTGCCTTTCTACATTCTCAACAACAAAGTTAGGGTTGACGGTTCTCACTCAACAGAGATGTTCCTTCAAGCTCTAAATCGTGCCTCGCTTATAGAAATCTCCGCAAAAATATGGTAG
- the tyrA gene encoding bifunctional chorismate mutase/prephenate dehydrogenase, translating to MIPEKLKQTDQSLIELLRDRLSLSSELPTIDEQLTYVAPLLASAGVPESIWANLVSSCHAALSTVASSSPTKKVTPRNITIIGGRGRMGRFFTQQLTAAGHNVSILENEDWEYADQLLSSAELVMVCVPIKWTVDVIKRAAQYLAPTTAVCDITSIKTEPVQAMLEYHPGPVMGLHPMFGPNVNSFAGYKVVACPGRNDDSFEWLLDFIKTNGGEVIVSTPEEHDYMMVIIQATRHFSRFSVGVFLAQEGIDIERSLSMSSPSYRQEIDIIKRLFAQSPQLCVDIMLATQDRCHAIATLADTYNRLAKLVARGERAALIQEFETAQSFFGEESTSSSKLSHENHADRHLSRYCMPVVPNRS from the coding sequence ATGATCCCAGAAAAGCTCAAGCAAACAGACCAAAGCCTGATCGAGCTGCTGCGCGATCGCCTGTCCCTTTCATCAGAACTTCCAACTATAGACGAACAACTTACCTATGTAGCGCCCCTACTTGCCTCTGCTGGTGTTCCTGAATCAATTTGGGCAAATCTAGTCAGCAGTTGTCATGCTGCTCTTTCCACTGTTGCTTCATCTTCACCCACAAAAAAAGTCACACCTCGAAATATTACCATCATAGGTGGACGTGGCAGAATGGGTAGATTTTTCACCCAGCAATTGACAGCGGCTGGTCACAACGTGAGTATACTCGAAAACGAAGATTGGGAATATGCAGATCAGCTGCTAAGTTCAGCAGAACTCGTGATGGTCTGTGTTCCAATTAAGTGGACGGTAGATGTTATCAAGCGTGCGGCTCAATACCTTGCACCAACAACAGCAGTTTGTGACATCACAAGTATCAAAACAGAGCCAGTTCAGGCAATGCTCGAATACCATCCAGGTCCGGTCATGGGATTGCATCCTATGTTTGGTCCGAATGTCAATTCCTTTGCCGGATACAAAGTGGTGGCTTGTCCAGGTCGGAACGACGATTCATTTGAGTGGCTATTAGATTTTATCAAAACTAACGGTGGGGAAGTCATTGTCTCTACACCTGAAGAACACGACTACATGATGGTGATTATTCAGGCAACGAGGCACTTCTCCAGATTTAGCGTCGGTGTTTTCTTAGCGCAAGAAGGAATTGACATAGAGCGCAGTTTGTCCATGTCAAGCCCAAGCTACCGCCAAGAAATAGACATCATTAAGCGTTTATTTGCTCAAAGCCCACAATTATGTGTGGACATCATGCTGGCTACACAAGACAGATGCCATGCCATTGCTACATTAGCCGACACTTACAACCGCTTGGCAAAGTTAGTAGCACGGGGTGAGCGAGCTGCATTAATCCAGGAATTTGAAACTGCTCAAAGCTTTTTTGGCGAGGAAAGCACCAGTTCTTCCAAGCTGAGTCACGAAAATCATGCTGATCGACATCTTTCACGATACTGTATGCCCGTGGTGCCGAATCGGTCATAA
- the eboC gene encoding UbiA-like protein EboC (EboC, a homolog the polyprenyltransferase UbiA, belongs to system of proteins involved in the trafficking of precursor metabolites to an extracytoplasmic compartment so that the biosynthesis of certain natural products, such as scytonemin, can be completed.): MNTATLSSRPLWAYLQLIRPANIVTAWADVLAGFAASGCAVSPSTSNLIPLAWLLIASTGLYGGGIIFNDVFDAELDAVERPERPIPSGRASRMGASILGSLLLSTGILAASQVTWLSATLACGIAAAAILYDAYSKHHPIFGPLNMGVCRGGNLLLGVSAISPMVSNYWFLALIPIVYIAAITTLSRGEVHGGHGSTGITALLLIGIVLAGLLGLGLLKSYHLFLALPFVVLLAARVLLPFLKALGEPTPEKIRIAVRAGVLSLIVLDATIAAGFASLPYGLLVLSLLPISMALSQIFAVT; the protein is encoded by the coding sequence ATGAACACCGCAACTCTAAGTTCCCGTCCCCTTTGGGCATATCTCCAGTTAATACGACCTGCTAACATCGTCACTGCGTGGGCAGATGTTCTAGCTGGGTTCGCTGCTTCAGGGTGTGCTGTCTCTCCATCTACTTCTAATCTGATACCGCTTGCATGGTTACTTATTGCAAGCACGGGTTTATACGGCGGTGGTATCATTTTTAATGATGTATTTGATGCAGAATTAGATGCTGTAGAAAGACCGGAGCGACCTATTCCCAGTGGTCGTGCTTCCCGTATGGGAGCATCTATTCTGGGAAGTTTGCTTTTGAGTACTGGTATACTGGCAGCCTCTCAAGTTACCTGGTTGAGTGCCACTCTCGCTTGTGGTATTGCTGCTGCTGCCATCCTCTACGATGCTTACAGCAAACATCACCCTATTTTTGGTCCGCTCAATATGGGCGTTTGTCGCGGCGGCAACTTATTGCTCGGCGTCAGCGCAATATCACCAATGGTATCAAATTATTGGTTTTTAGCTCTGATTCCCATTGTTTACATTGCTGCTATTACAACTCTCAGCCGAGGTGAAGTCCATGGAGGTCATGGTAGCACTGGTATTACTGCGCTACTGCTGATTGGCATAGTTCTTGCTGGACTACTAGGGTTAGGTTTGTTGAAAAGTTATCACCTGTTTTTGGCATTGCCCTTCGTTGTGTTGCTAGCTGCGCGGGTGTTACTGCCTTTTCTCAAAGCTCTAGGCGAACCAACTCCAGAAAAAATCCGCATAGCTGTGCGCGCAGGAGTCCTGTCACTCATTGTTTTAGATGCGACCATTGCTGCTGGTTTTGCTAGCTTGCCATACGGATTACTGGTTTTAAGCCTGTTACCAATTTCAATGGCATTGTCACAAATTTTTGCTGTTACTTGA
- a CDS encoding 3-dehydroquinate synthase → MVVDIRQKATFNHLQPIQQSFSVTFHYGVHFTTGVFDLKNPLLSQVIAADGEAGPKKVLAVVDSGLLESRRTLLKQITAYCDRYADTLKLACDPIIVAGGEAAKNDPNELSKIHQIIDEVGICRHSYILGIGGGAMLDLVGYAAATAHRGIRLIRIPTTVLAQNDSGVGVKNGINAFGKKNFLGTFAPPYAVLNDFTFLSSLDDRDWRSGIAEAVKVALIKDAEFFEYIRTYAHALVCRDLNSMQNVVYRCAQLHMEHIATKGDPFEKGSSRPLDFGHWAAHKLEQLTNYRLRHGEAVAIGIALDTTYSYLVGLLSRLEWRRILNTLLSLGFVLYVPELSEQMTQLEHPRCLFRGLSEFREHLGGELTLTLLQRIGKGVEVHEVDMSLLRQAIWLLSEFYDSSLPATGWECVM, encoded by the coding sequence ATGGTAGTAGACATCAGGCAAAAGGCTACATTTAATCATCTGCAACCTATCCAGCAAAGTTTCTCCGTTACCTTCCACTACGGGGTACATTTTACCACGGGTGTGTTTGATCTAAAAAATCCCCTGCTGTCACAAGTGATCGCCGCCGATGGGGAAGCTGGACCAAAAAAAGTCTTAGCAGTCGTAGATTCAGGTTTATTAGAGTCTCGACGTACGCTGCTCAAGCAAATAACTGCTTATTGCGATCGCTATGCAGACACTCTCAAACTTGCTTGTGATCCAATCATCGTGGCGGGAGGAGAAGCCGCCAAAAACGATCCAAATGAACTCTCGAAAATTCATCAAATCATCGATGAAGTGGGCATTTGCCGCCACTCCTACATATTAGGAATTGGTGGTGGTGCTATGTTGGACTTAGTTGGATATGCAGCAGCAACAGCGCATCGGGGAATTCGTCTGATTCGCATTCCAACCACAGTGTTAGCACAAAATGATTCTGGTGTCGGGGTCAAGAATGGAATTAATGCCTTTGGCAAAAAGAATTTTCTTGGAACCTTCGCCCCGCCTTATGCAGTTTTGAATGACTTTACCTTCTTGAGTTCCCTAGATGACCGTGACTGGCGTTCTGGAATTGCAGAAGCAGTTAAAGTGGCACTCATCAAGGATGCTGAATTCTTTGAGTATATCCGTACTTACGCCCATGCACTTGTCTGTCGAGACTTGAACTCCATGCAAAATGTTGTCTACCGTTGTGCCCAGTTGCACATGGAACACATTGCAACAAAAGGCGACCCCTTTGAAAAAGGTTCATCTCGTCCATTGGATTTTGGTCATTGGGCAGCGCATAAACTAGAACAGCTGACAAACTATAGATTACGTCATGGAGAAGCAGTGGCGATCGGCATTGCTTTGGATACAACCTATTCCTATTTGGTAGGACTGCTTTCTCGTTTAGAGTGGCGGCGCATCTTAAATACACTGTTGTCACTAGGCTTTGTGTTGTATGTACCAGAACTGTCTGAACAAATGACACAACTGGAACATCCCCGCTGCTTGTTCCGAGGACTGAGTGAGTTTCGAGAACACCTAGGTGGAGAATTGACCCTAACGCTATTGCAACGCATAGGAAAAGGTGTCGAGGTTCACGAGGTAGATATGTCTTTATTGCGGCAAGCTATTTGGTTATTGAGCGAGTTTTACGATTCTTCGTTACCAGCCACAGGTTGGGAATGTGTCATGTGA
- a CDS encoding glycosyltransferase family 4 protein, which translates to MRILIYSYNYHPEPIGIAPLMTELAEGLVKQGHQVRVITGMPNYPQREIYEEYRGKWYVTEQKNGVTIQRSYLRIKSKPNLIDRLLLELSFVFTSLPQALNGWRPDVILLTVPPLLVTLPATLLGWLYNCPVVLNVQDILPEAGVRVGLIRNKWMIRALEAIEQFAYRSTHTISVIADGFVENLINKGVPTQKIVCIPNWVNVNFIRPLPKESNPFRIAHQLESKFVVLYSGNIALTQGLETVIEAAASLCHIPQIVFVIAGEEKALQRLQEYCQKCGASNVLLLPLVSREKLPEMLAAADVGLVVQKSNVISFNMPSKIPLLLASGRPIVASVPASGTAARAVRKSGGGIVVAPESPQALVTAIKDLYANPAQVAKLGQEGRKFAIERYSFKQALAEYEALFAEVIATRSESPSLRMLPKLTSSESIIDI; encoded by the coding sequence ATGCGGATTCTTATTTATTCCTACAACTATCATCCAGAGCCAATTGGCATTGCTCCTTTAATGACTGAACTGGCAGAAGGACTGGTAAAGCAAGGTCACCAAGTGCGAGTGATTACGGGAATGCCCAACTACCCCCAGCGGGAGATTTACGAAGAGTATCGGGGCAAGTGGTACGTTACAGAACAAAAAAATGGCGTTACCATCCAGCGTAGTTACCTGCGAATTAAATCCAAACCTAATCTTATAGATAGGCTTTTATTGGAGTTAAGCTTTGTCTTCACAAGCTTGCCACAAGCACTCAACGGTTGGCGACCTGATGTGATTCTCCTCACAGTACCACCACTACTAGTCACCCTACCAGCAACATTACTAGGTTGGCTATATAACTGTCCAGTGGTACTGAATGTACAAGATATATTGCCAGAAGCAGGTGTGCGCGTTGGGCTAATCAGAAACAAATGGATGATCCGCGCTTTGGAAGCAATTGAGCAATTTGCATACCGAAGTACACACACAATTAGCGTTATTGCCGATGGCTTTGTTGAAAATTTAATTAATAAGGGAGTTCCAACGCAAAAAATTGTTTGCATCCCCAATTGGGTAAACGTTAATTTTATCCGCCCCCTGCCAAAAGAGAGTAACCCATTTCGCATTGCCCATCAACTAGAAAGCAAATTCGTTGTCCTTTACTCTGGCAATATTGCCTTGACGCAAGGACTAGAAACCGTCATTGAAGCCGCAGCAAGCCTGTGCCATATCCCACAAATTGTCTTTGTCATTGCCGGGGAAGAAAAAGCACTGCAAAGATTACAGGAATATTGCCAAAAATGCGGGGCTTCTAACGTGTTGCTTCTCCCTTTGGTATCACGAGAAAAACTACCCGAAATGCTGGCAGCGGCAGATGTGGGTTTGGTGGTGCAAAAAAGCAATGTCATTTCCTTCAATATGCCTTCCAAAATCCCACTGCTGTTAGCTAGTGGTCGTCCCATTGTCGCCTCAGTTCCTGCCTCTGGTACAGCGGCGCGGGCTGTGCGAAAGAGTGGAGGAGGCATCGTTGTTGCACCAGAATCACCCCAAGCGCTCGTCACTGCCATCAAAGATTTATATGCTAACCCAGCACAAGTTGCCAAGCTAGGTCAAGAAGGAAGAAAATTTGCTATTGAGCGCTATTCGTTCAAGCAAGCCTTAGCAGAGTATGAAGCCCTATTCGCTGAAGTTATTGCAACAAGATCCGAATCACCTTCTTTAAGGATGCTACCAAAATTAACATCTAGCGAATCAATTATTGATATTTAA
- a CDS encoding alkaline phosphatase family protein has product MNKTVVLNVVGLSPSLLGEHTPLLSRWAATGKAVPIAPVLPAVTCTAQATYLTGKLPNEHGIVANGWYFRDECEVKFWRQSNKLVQAPKVWDMARSLDPSFTCANLFWWYNMYSSVDYAVTPRPMYPADGRKIPDIYTQPQEWRTPLQAELGQFPLFNFWGPNTSIASTQWIASSAKWIEERCNPTLTLIYLPHLDYCLQKFSPNDNRVTKDLQEIDAVCGDLIQYYENRGAQVIVLSEYGITPVSQPIHLNRVLRENGLLAVREELGRELLDPGASKAFAVADHQIAHVYVNDPFYIPKMRSLLEDTKGVAQVLGEDEKPTYGLDHSRSGELVAIANPDAWFTYYYWLDDNRAPDFARTVDIHRKPGYDPVELFVGPHIKLPKFKIGLKLLKKQLGFRYLMDVIPLDATLVRGSHGCVTAPPAYRPLFMTRQTHLLESESIAATDVCHLILRHLH; this is encoded by the coding sequence ATGAATAAAACCGTTGTTCTCAACGTTGTAGGATTGTCACCCAGCCTCTTGGGGGAGCATACACCGTTGCTGTCACGTTGGGCGGCTACTGGGAAAGCCGTCCCAATTGCACCCGTGTTACCTGCTGTTACCTGCACAGCTCAAGCAACTTATCTTACAGGGAAGTTGCCCAATGAACATGGCATTGTCGCCAATGGTTGGTACTTTCGCGACGAGTGCGAAGTGAAATTTTGGCGACAGTCTAACAAACTCGTTCAGGCTCCCAAAGTGTGGGACATGGCACGTTCGCTAGACCCATCCTTTACCTGCGCCAATTTGTTCTGGTGGTACAACATGTACTCGTCGGTGGACTATGCAGTGACTCCCCGACCAATGTATCCCGCTGATGGGAGAAAAATTCCTGATATTTACACACAGCCACAAGAATGGCGAACCCCACTCCAAGCTGAACTAGGTCAGTTTCCCCTCTTCAATTTCTGGGGTCCCAACACATCCATTGCTTCTACCCAATGGATCGCCTCCTCAGCCAAATGGATAGAAGAACGCTGCAACCCAACGCTAACACTCATTTATCTACCGCATTTGGACTACTGCTTGCAAAAGTTTAGTCCTAACGATAACCGCGTGACGAAGGATTTACAAGAAATTGATGCCGTTTGTGGCGATTTGATTCAGTACTACGAAAATCGGGGCGCTCAAGTCATTGTTTTGTCAGAATACGGTATCACACCTGTCTCCCAACCCATCCACCTCAATCGGGTGCTGCGGGAAAATGGCTTGCTAGCTGTGCGCGAAGAACTGGGACGAGAACTACTTGACCCTGGAGCCAGTAAAGCATTTGCTGTCGCTGACCATCAAATTGCTCATGTTTATGTCAATGATCCGTTTTATATACCCAAAATGCGATCGCTCTTAGAAGACACCAAGGGCGTTGCTCAAGTTTTAGGCGAAGATGAAAAGCCAACTTACGGTTTGGATCACTCAAGGTCAGGGGAGTTAGTGGCGATCGCCAATCCAGATGCTTGGTTTACATACTACTACTGGCTTGATGATAATCGTGCTCCTGATTTTGCTAGAACAGTTGATATTCATCGCAAGCCTGGTTATGATCCTGTAGAATTATTTGTTGGTCCCCATATTAAACTTCCTAAGTTCAAAATTGGTTTAAAACTGCTGAAAAAACAGCTAGGGTTTCGTTACTTAATGGATGTCATTCCCTTGGATGCTACCTTAGTGCGTGGTTCTCACGGTTGCGTCACTGCTCCTCCTGCCTATAGACCATTGTTTATGACTCGCCAAACTCACTTGCTTGAGTCTGAGTCAATTGCAGCGACAGATGTTTGCCACTTAATCCTCCGACATCTTCATTAA
- the eboE gene encoding metabolite traffic protein EboE, which produces MKIGTNHNFHLTYCTNIHPGEEWSKVFANLKQYIPALKARLASEKSFGIGLRLADVATRELLQGNALAEFQSWLSEQDLYVFTLNGFPFGGFHWQVVKDQVYTPDWSKQERLDYTLRLVNILAQLLPSDMEGSISTLPLSYKPWFKGNQLFLASLTTSASLNIAQVVAQMARIKAETGKVLHIDLEPEPDGLIENAAEVVDYFQTHLLPIGGEYLAKHLGISQEAAEALLLEHVRVCYDTCHFAVEYENPVSVFKQFQAAGIQVGKIQISAALQVNIPTDIEQRRQVKQRLLPFAESTYLHQVIARDSNGRLHHYTDLEQALPDLEHTKASQWRIHFHVPIFIRDYQLFESTQDGISSVLDLLQKNPGCNHLEIETYTWEVLPQEMKLDLLASIQREYEWVLSKMLANSRPVQLISC; this is translated from the coding sequence ATGAAAATAGGAACAAATCACAACTTTCACCTTACCTATTGTACGAATATTCATCCTGGTGAAGAGTGGAGCAAAGTCTTTGCCAACTTAAAGCAATACATTCCTGCACTTAAAGCACGGCTAGCCTCAGAGAAATCTTTTGGTATTGGACTGCGTTTGGCAGATGTCGCAACCAGGGAATTGCTGCAAGGAAATGCCTTGGCTGAGTTTCAGTCATGGTTGAGCGAACAAGACCTATACGTGTTTACCTTAAATGGTTTTCCTTTTGGTGGATTTCATTGGCAGGTCGTGAAAGACCAAGTTTACACCCCAGATTGGTCAAAGCAGGAGCGGTTGGACTATACTCTACGATTAGTCAACATCCTGGCACAACTCTTGCCATCTGACATGGAGGGCAGCATTTCCACACTGCCGTTGTCATATAAGCCCTGGTTCAAGGGCAATCAACTTTTCCTAGCATCCTTAACAACCAGCGCCAGCCTCAACATAGCGCAGGTCGTAGCCCAAATGGCACGCATTAAAGCCGAAACAGGAAAAGTACTGCACATAGATTTGGAACCAGAACCAGATGGATTAATAGAAAATGCTGCTGAAGTCGTTGATTATTTCCAGACCCATCTACTCCCTATTGGTGGAGAATATCTAGCAAAGCATCTGGGGATTTCTCAAGAAGCAGCTGAGGCTCTTTTACTAGAGCACGTACGCGTTTGTTACGATACTTGCCATTTTGCTGTGGAATATGAAAACCCTGTCTCGGTTTTCAAGCAATTTCAAGCGGCAGGAATTCAAGTTGGGAAGATTCAAATCAGTGCAGCGTTGCAGGTCAACATACCCACGGATATTGAACAGCGTCGCCAAGTGAAACAGCGGTTGCTTCCTTTTGCTGAATCTACGTATTTACACCAAGTTATAGCACGAGATAGCAACGGACGGCTGCATCATTATACAGATTTGGAACAAGCTCTACCAGATTTGGAGCATACCAAAGCGTCTCAATGGCGGATTCACTTCCACGTCCCGATTTTTATCCGCGATTACCAGCTGTTTGAGTCTACCCAAGACGGCATTTCTTCTGTGTTAGACTTGCTACAAAAAAACCCTGGCTGCAACCACCTGGAAATTGAAACTTATACCTGGGAAGTGCTACCTCAAGAGATGAAACTAGATTTACTAGCGTCAATCCAACGTGAGTATGAGTGGGTGTTATCAAAAATGTTAGCGAATAGCCGCCCTGTGCAGTTGATAAGCTGTTAG